One region of Flavobacterium pisciphilum genomic DNA includes:
- a CDS encoding abortive infection family protein — MNEIISPKYQMKLVKSVHDAIWEEYKSYKEVSLYISKWYEGDQWNNNWENFHIYQKDNGEIDLLSTLHSMIGSDILKIAIDMGVETPDFIPSIPTFKNELKSDFKIAYDTFTRAFKQIEIDPGLAIGLANSALESIIKEILKDERISSKVKGTETLYKLTTIVLKEFNILDDNHPVELKTIGSALLSINQSIEKLRSEKTNFHGKTSDDYLINDTVFTYFVINSVATVGLFLNSYFKTKFPKPIEIKEETDDLPF, encoded by the coding sequence ATGAACGAAATAATTTCGCCAAAATACCAAATGAAACTTGTGAAATCCGTTCACGATGCTATTTGGGAGGAATATAAATCATACAAAGAAGTTAGTTTGTACATTAGTAAATGGTACGAGGGAGATCAATGGAATAATAATTGGGAAAACTTCCATATATACCAAAAAGACAACGGGGAAATTGACTTATTAAGTACTTTACACTCAATGATTGGAAGCGACATATTAAAAATAGCTATTGATATGGGAGTTGAGACGCCAGATTTTATTCCATCAATTCCAACATTCAAAAATGAATTGAAATCGGATTTCAAAATTGCTTATGATACTTTTACAAGAGCTTTTAAACAAATCGAAATAGATCCAGGTCTTGCAATTGGTTTAGCAAATTCAGCGTTAGAAAGTATTATAAAGGAAATTTTAAAAGATGAGCGAATAAGTAGTAAAGTCAAGGGAACTGAAACACTTTATAAATTGACTACGATAGTTTTAAAAGAATTTAATATTCTTGACGATAATCATCCTGTAGAACTAAAAACTATTGGGAGTGCACTTTTGTCTATAAATCAATCAATTGAAAAATTAAGAAGCGAAAAAACTAATTTCCATGGGAAAACATCGGATGATTATTTAATAAATGATACAGTTTTTACATATTTTGTAATTAATTCAGTCGCAACTGTTGGACTTTTTCTAAACTCATATTTTAAAACAAAATTTCCTAAACCGATAGAAATAAAAGAAGAAACTGACGATTTGCCCTTTTAG